A part of Streptomyces sp. NBC_00557 genomic DNA contains:
- a CDS encoding ATP-dependent Clp protease ATP-binding subunit, with amino-acid sequence MFERFTDRARRVVVLAQEEARMLNHNYIGTEHILLGLIHEGEGVAAKALESLGISLEAVRQQVEEIIGQGQQAPSGHIPFTPRAKKVLELSLREALQLGHNYIGTEHILLGLIREGEGVAAQVLVKLGADLNRVRQQVIQLLSGYQGKETAAAGGPAEGTPSTSLVLDQFGRNLTQAARESKLDPVIGREKEIERVMQVLSRRTKNNPVLIGEPGVGKTAVVEGLAQAIVKGEVPETLKDKHLYTLDLGALVAGSRYRGDFEERLKKVLKEIRTRGDIILFIDELHTLVGAGAAEGAIDAASILKPMLARGELQTIGATTLDEYRKHLEKDAALERRFQPIQVAEPSLPHTIEILKGLRDRYEAHHRVSITDEALVQAATLADRYISDRFLPDKAIDLIDEAGSRMRIRRMTAPPDLREFDEKIAAVRRDKESAIDSQDFEKAASLRDKEKQLLAAKAKREKEWKAGDMDVVAEVDGELIAEVLATATGIPVFKLTEEESSRLLRMEEELHKRVIGQNDAVKALSKAIRRTRAGLKDPKRPGGSFIFAGPSGVGKTELSKALAEFLFGDEDALISLDMSEFSEKHTVSRLFGSPPGYVGYEEGGQLTEKVRRKPFSVVLFDEVEKAHPDIFNSLLQILEDGRLTDSQGRVVDFKNTVIIMTTNLGTRDISKGFNLGFAAAGDTKTNYERMKNKVSDELKQHFRPEFLNRVDDVVVFPQLTQEDILRIVDLMISKVDERLKDRDMGIELSQSAKELLAKKGYDPVLGARPLRRTIQREVEDTLSEKILFGELRPGHIVVVDTEGEGEAQKFTFRGEEKSALPDVPPIEQAAGGAGPNLSKEA; translated from the coding sequence ATGTTCGAGAGGTTCACCGACCGCGCGCGGCGGGTTGTCGTCCTGGCTCAGGAAGAAGCCCGGATGCTCAACCACAACTACATCGGCACCGAGCACATCCTCCTGGGTCTCATCCACGAGGGTGAAGGTGTCGCCGCTAAGGCCCTGGAGAGCCTCGGCATTTCGCTTGAGGCGGTCCGCCAGCAGGTGGAGGAGATCATCGGCCAGGGCCAGCAGGCCCCGTCCGGGCACATCCCCTTCACCCCCCGTGCCAAGAAGGTCCTGGAGCTGTCGCTCCGAGAGGCTCTTCAGCTGGGCCACAACTACATCGGCACGGAGCACATCCTGCTCGGCCTGATCCGCGAGGGCGAGGGCGTCGCCGCCCAGGTCCTCGTCAAGCTGGGCGCAGACCTCAACCGGGTGCGGCAGCAGGTCATCCAGCTGCTCTCCGGCTACCAGGGCAAGGAGACCGCCGCAGCGGGCGGCCCGGCCGAGGGCACCCCCTCGACCTCTCTGGTCCTGGACCAGTTCGGCCGGAACCTCACCCAGGCCGCCCGTGAGTCCAAGCTCGACCCGGTCATCGGGCGCGAGAAGGAGATCGAGCGGGTCATGCAGGTGCTGTCCCGCCGTACCAAGAACAACCCGGTGCTGATCGGTGAGCCCGGCGTCGGCAAGACCGCCGTCGTCGAGGGCCTCGCCCAGGCCATCGTCAAGGGCGAGGTGCCCGAGACGCTGAAGGACAAGCACCTCTACACGCTGGACCTCGGCGCGCTGGTCGCCGGCTCCCGCTACCGCGGTGACTTCGAGGAGCGCCTGAAGAAGGTGCTCAAGGAGATCCGCACCCGCGGCGACATCATCCTGTTCATCGACGAGCTGCACACGCTGGTCGGTGCGGGTGCCGCCGAGGGCGCCATCGACGCGGCCTCCATCCTGAAGCCGATGCTGGCCCGCGGCGAGTTGCAGACCATCGGTGCCACCACGCTGGACGAGTACCGCAAGCACCTGGAGAAGGACGCGGCCCTGGAGCGCCGCTTCCAGCCCATCCAGGTCGCCGAGCCGTCCCTGCCGCACACGATCGAGATCCTCAAGGGCCTGCGCGACCGGTACGAGGCGCACCACCGCGTCTCCATCACGGACGAGGCCCTGGTCCAGGCGGCCACCCTGGCCGACCGCTACATCTCCGACCGCTTCCTGCCGGACAAGGCGATCGACCTGATCGACGAGGCGGGCTCGCGGATGCGCATCCGCCGGATGACCGCTCCGCCGGACCTGCGCGAGTTCGACGAGAAGATCGCCGCCGTCCGCCGGGACAAGGAGTCCGCGATCGACTCGCAGGACTTCGAGAAGGCCGCCTCCCTGCGCGACAAGGAGAAGCAGCTCCTGGCCGCCAAGGCCAAGCGGGAGAAGGAGTGGAAGGCCGGCGACATGGACGTCGTCGCCGAGGTCGACGGCGAGCTGATCGCCGAGGTCCTCGCCACGGCCACCGGCATCCCGGTCTTCAAGCTGACCGAGGAGGAGTCCAGCCGCCTGCTCCGCATGGAGGAGGAGCTGCACAAGCGGGTCATCGGCCAGAACGACGCCGTCAAGGCGCTGTCGAAGGCGATCCGCCGTACGCGTGCGGGCCTGAAGGACCCGAAGCGTCCGGGTGGTTCGTTCATCTTCGCCGGCCCGTCCGGCGTCGGTAAGACCGAGCTGTCCAAGGCGCTCGCCGAGTTCCTCTTCGGTGACGAGGACGCGCTGATCTCCCTCGACATGTCGGAGTTCAGCGAGAAGCACACGGTCTCGCGTCTCTTCGGTTCGCCTCCCGGCTACGTGGGCTACGAAGAGGGCGGCCAGCTGACCGAGAAGGTGCGCCGCAAGCCGTTCTCCGTCGTCCTGTTCGACGAGGTGGAGAAGGCCCACCCGGACATCTTCAACTCGCTGCTGCAGATCCTGGAGGACGGTCGCCTGACCGACTCCCAGGGCCGGGTCGTGGACTTCAAGAACACGGTCATCATCATGACGACCAACCTCGGCACCCGGGACATCTCCAAGGGCTTCAACCTCGGCTTCGCCGCCGCGGGTGACACGAAGACCAACTACGAGCGCATGAAGAACAAGGTGTCGGACGAGCTCAAGCAGCACTTCCGCCCCGAGTTCCTCAACCGCGTCGACGACGTGGTGGTCTTCCCGCAGCTGACGCAGGAGGACATCCTGCGGATCGTCGACCTGATGATCAGCAAGGTGGACGAGCGCCTGAAGGACCGGGACATGGGCATCGAGCTCTCCCAGTCCGCCAAGGAGCTGCTGGCCAAGAAGGGTTACGACCCGGTGCTGGGCGCCCGGCCGCTGCGCCGCACGATCCAGCGCGAGGTCGAGGACACGCTCTCGGAGAAGATCCTCTTCGGCGAGCTGCGCCCCGGTCACATCGTGGTCGTGGACACCGAAGGTGAGGGCGAGGCCCAGAAGTTCACCTTCCGTGGTGAGGAGAAGTCGGCGCTGCCCGACGTCCCGCCGATCGAGCAGGCGGCCGGCGGCGCCGGACCGAACCTGAGCAAGGAGGCGTAA
- a CDS encoding SCO3374 family protein → MARSVPTASTVPLPRRPRYPDAPGARDHLAGPEARARHWYENDLGWATVPGRPLRLVTGVRFDVLDVPAEAGAEALRHLSPASPVVLQGDRMRLLVAPGSAEELPGLLDWLEWSAVTLDLRVLGEGGAMEAPAPPGAVRLWAETSQGAAVWLRPPGAGGEVGASLPALPAMGRGQGAPDLVRLLDTVAAQCHRIRLRCPRTGPPPACRRDQPLAFS, encoded by the coding sequence ATGGCCCGCTCGGTCCCCACAGCCTCAACGGTCCCCCTTCCCCGGCGCCCTCGCTATCCGGACGCCCCGGGCGCCCGCGATCACCTCGCCGGCCCGGAGGCCCGGGCCCGGCACTGGTACGAGAACGATCTGGGCTGGGCGACGGTGCCCGGACGGCCGCTGCGGCTGGTCACGGGGGTGCGGTTCGACGTCCTGGACGTGCCGGCCGAGGCGGGCGCTGAGGCGCTCCGGCATCTCTCGCCGGCCTCTCCAGTGGTCCTCCAGGGCGACCGGATGCGGCTGCTGGTGGCCCCGGGCAGCGCGGAGGAGCTGCCGGGCCTGCTGGACTGGCTGGAGTGGAGCGCCGTCACCCTCGATCTGCGGGTCCTGGGCGAGGGCGGGGCGATGGAGGCGCCGGCCCCGCCGGGAGCCGTTCGCCTCTGGGCGGAAACCTCGCAGGGGGCCGCCGTGTGGTTGCGGCCCCCTGGGGCTGGAGGCGAGGTCGGGGCCTCGCTGCCGGCGCTGCCGGCCATGGGGCGCGGGCAGGGCGCCCCCGATCTCGTACGGCTGCTGGACACGGTGGCAGCTCAGTGCCACCGGATCCGCCTGCGGTGCCCGCGCACCGGGCCGCCGCCCGCCTGCCGGCGGGATCAGCCGTTGGCCTTCTCGTAG
- a CDS encoding histone-like nucleoid-structuring protein Lsr2, with protein MAQKVQVLLVDDLDGGEADETVTFALDGKTYEIDLTTANADKLRSLLEPYVKGGRRTGGRASGGRGKARAASGGNQDTAAIRAWAKENGYEVNDRGRVPASIREAYEKANG; from the coding sequence GTGGCACAGAAGGTTCAGGTCCTTCTTGTCGACGACCTCGACGGCGGCGAGGCGGACGAGACCGTGACGTTCGCGCTGGACGGCAAGACGTACGAGATCGATCTCACGACCGCCAATGCGGACAAGCTGCGCAGCCTTCTCGAGCCCTATGTGAAGGGCGGTCGTCGTACCGGTGGCCGTGCGTCGGGCGGGCGCGGAAAGGCCCGTGCCGCTTCGGGTGGCAACCAGGACACCGCGGCGATCCGCGCCTGGGCGAAGGAGAACGGTTACGAGGTCAACGACCGCGGTCGTGTTCCCGCGTCCATTCGCGAGGCCTACGAGAAGGCCAACGGCTGA
- a CDS encoding amino-acid N-acetyltransferase, producing MSAERPEVTARAITVRRARTGDVPAVRRLLDAYVRDGILLDKATVTLYEDIQEFWVAERDDNAEVVGCGALHVMWEDLAEVRTLAVKPGLKGAGVGHQLLEKLLQTARWLGVRRVFCLTFEVDFFGKHGFVEIGETPVDTDVYAELLRSYDEGVAEFLGLERVKPNTLGNSRMLLHL from the coding sequence ATGTCTGCAGAGCGTCCCGAAGTCACCGCAAGGGCCATCACCGTCCGGCGTGCCAGGACCGGCGACGTCCCGGCCGTACGCCGCCTCCTCGACGCCTACGTCCGCGACGGCATCCTGCTCGACAAAGCCACGGTCACGCTTTACGAGGACATCCAGGAGTTCTGGGTCGCGGAACGCGACGACAACGCCGAGGTGGTCGGCTGCGGCGCCCTGCACGTCATGTGGGAGGACCTGGCCGAAGTCCGCACTCTCGCGGTGAAGCCCGGCCTCAAGGGCGCCGGCGTCGGCCATCAGTTGCTGGAGAAGTTGCTGCAGACCGCGCGCTGGCTCGGTGTTCGCCGCGTTTTCTGCCTGACCTTCGAAGTGGACTTCTTCGGCAAGCACGGCTTCGTGGAGATCGGGGAGACACCGGTCGACACCGATGTGTACGCGGAGCTGTTGCGTTCCTATGACGAGGGCGTCGCGGAGTTCCTGGGTCTCGAACGAGTGAAACCGAACACCTTGGGCAACAGCCGGATGCTTCTGCATCTGTGA
- a CDS encoding BlaI/MecI/CopY family transcriptional regulator, whose product MTRVWKWNRPVTVREVLEDLQQERSIAYTTVMTVLDNLHQKGWVRREAEGRAYRYEAVSTRAAYAAALMNDAWSQSDNPAAALVAFFGMMSEEQRQALRDAVRIVQGPEIADAIRDRGRENPAPGEENPDSAEGADGR is encoded by the coding sequence ATGACGCGGGTGTGGAAGTGGAACCGCCCGGTGACCGTTCGAGAAGTCCTGGAAGACCTCCAGCAGGAACGCTCCATCGCGTACACCACCGTGATGACCGTTTTGGACAATCTCCATCAGAAGGGCTGGGTGCGCCGCGAGGCGGAAGGACGCGCCTATCGATATGAGGCCGTCTCGACGCGAGCCGCCTACGCCGCCGCCCTCATGAACGACGCCTGGTCGCAGAGCGACAACCCGGCCGCCGCCCTCGTCGCCTTCTTCGGGATGATGAGCGAGGAACAGCGCCAGGCCCTCAGGGACGCCGTACGCATCGTTCAGGGACCGGAAATCGCGGATGCCATCCGCGATCGCGGCCGGGAGAACCCCGCGCCCGGTGAAGAGAACCCCGACTCGGCGGAGGGCGCCGACGGGCGATAG
- a CDS encoding type III pantothenate kinase — protein sequence MLLTIDVGNTHTVLGLFDGEDIVEHWRISTDARRTADELAVLLQGLMGMHPLLGDELGDGIDGIAICATVPSVLHELREVTRRYYGDVPAVLVEPGVKTGVPILTDNPKEVGADRIINAVAAVELYGGPAIVVDFGTATTFDAVSARGEYVGGVIAPGIEISVEALGVKGAQLRKIEVARPRSVIGKNTVEAMQAGIVYGFAGQVDGVVSRMARELADDPDDVRVIATGGLAPMVLGESSVIDEHQPWLTLIGLRLVYERNVARL from the coding sequence ATGCTCCTCACGATCGACGTCGGCAACACCCACACCGTCCTCGGCCTGTTCGACGGCGAGGACATCGTCGAGCACTGGCGCATCTCCACGGACGCCCGCCGTACGGCGGACGAGCTGGCGGTGCTGCTGCAGGGCCTGATGGGCATGCACCCGCTGCTCGGCGACGAGCTGGGCGACGGCATCGACGGCATCGCGATCTGCGCGACCGTTCCGTCGGTGCTGCACGAGCTGCGCGAGGTCACCCGGCGCTACTACGGCGACGTGCCCGCCGTGCTGGTCGAGCCGGGCGTGAAGACGGGCGTGCCGATCCTCACCGACAACCCCAAGGAGGTCGGCGCGGACCGGATCATCAACGCGGTCGCCGCCGTCGAGCTGTACGGCGGCCCGGCGATCGTCGTCGACTTCGGTACGGCGACCACGTTCGACGCGGTCTCCGCGCGCGGGGAGTACGTCGGCGGGGTCATCGCGCCCGGCATCGAGATCTCCGTCGAGGCGCTCGGCGTCAAGGGCGCGCAGCTGCGGAAGATCGAGGTGGCCCGGCCGCGCAGCGTGATCGGCAAGAACACCGTCGAGGCCATGCAGGCCGGCATCGTGTACGGCTTCGCCGGGCAGGTCGACGGGGTCGTCAGCCGGATGGCGCGGGAGCTGGCCGACGACCCGGACGACGTGCGGGTGATCGCGACGGGCGGGCTCGCGCCGATGGTGCTGGGGGAGTCCTCGGTGATCGACGAGCACCAGCCCTGGCTGACGCTGATCGGGCTGCGGCTGGTCTACGAGCGCAACGTGGCCCGGCTCTGA
- the nadC gene encoding carboxylating nicotinate-nucleotide diphosphorylase, giving the protein MSTDDLPLASTGGCGDGCACGAEGDEEYLESGLDPALAELLAAAGLDPVEVEDIANVAIQEDLAGGVDVTTVSTIPEDAVATGDFTAREGGVVAGLRVAEAVLSVVCTDEFEVERHVEDGDRIEAGQKLLSVTTRTRDLLTAERSALNILCRLSGIATATRAWADVLEGTRTKVRDTRKTTPGLRSLEKFAVRCGGGVNHRMSLSDAALVKDNHVIAAGGVAQAFKAVRENFPDIPIEVEVDTLHQLREVVEAGADLILLDNFTPDECAEAVGIVRGRALLEASGRLTLDTARMYADTGVDFLAVGALTHSAPILDIGLDLREAE; this is encoded by the coding sequence GTGAGCACCGACGACCTTCCTCTCGCCTCGACCGGCGGCTGCGGCGACGGCTGCGCCTGCGGCGCCGAGGGCGACGAGGAGTACCTGGAGAGCGGGCTCGACCCCGCGCTCGCCGAGCTGCTGGCCGCCGCCGGGCTCGACCCCGTGGAGGTCGAGGACATCGCCAACGTGGCCATCCAGGAGGACCTGGCCGGCGGCGTGGACGTGACGACCGTCTCCACCATCCCCGAGGACGCCGTCGCCACCGGTGACTTCACCGCGCGGGAGGGCGGTGTCGTGGCCGGTCTGCGCGTCGCCGAGGCCGTGCTCTCCGTGGTGTGCACGGACGAGTTCGAGGTCGAGCGGCACGTCGAGGACGGCGACCGGATCGAGGCCGGGCAGAAGCTGCTGTCGGTCACCACGCGCACGCGTGACCTGCTGACCGCCGAGCGCAGCGCGCTGAACATCCTGTGCCGCCTGTCCGGCATCGCGACCGCCACGCGCGCGTGGGCGGACGTCCTGGAAGGCACCAGGACCAAGGTCCGCGACACCCGGAAGACGACCCCGGGCCTGCGCTCCCTGGAGAAGTTCGCCGTCCGCTGCGGCGGCGGCGTCAACCACCGCATGTCGCTGTCCGACGCGGCCCTGGTCAAGGACAACCACGTGATCGCCGCCGGCGGGGTCGCGCAGGCCTTCAAGGCCGTACGGGAGAACTTCCCGGACATCCCGATCGAGGTCGAGGTCGACACCCTGCACCAGCTGCGGGAGGTCGTCGAAGCGGGCGCGGACCTGATCCTGCTGGACAACTTCACGCCCGACGAGTGCGCGGAGGCCGTCGGGATCGTGCGCGGCCGGGCTCTGCTGGAGGCCTCGGGCCGGCTCACGCTCGACACCGCGCGCATGTACGCGGACACGGGCGTGGACTTCCTGGCGGTCGGCGCGCTCACCCACTCCGCGCCGATCCTGGACATCGGCCTCGACCTGCGCGAGGCGGAGTAA
- a CDS encoding L-aspartate oxidase, producing MTSTGIRLHAPAPGWAISADVVVVGSGVAGLTAALRCEAAGLSTVVVTKARLDDGSTRWAQGGIAAALGEGDTPEQHLQDTLVAGAGLCDEEAVRILVTEGPDAVRRLISTGAHFDTDDDGDIQLTREGGHHRRRIAHAGGDATGAEVSRALVEAVQARGVRTIENALVLDLLTDAEGRTAGVTLHVMGEGQHDGVGAVHAPAVVLATGGMGQVFSATTNPSVSTGDGVALALRAGAEVSDLEFVQFHPTVLFLGAEAEGQQPLVSEAVRGEGAHLVDAGGVRFMVGQHELAELAPRDIVAKGILRRMLEQGAEHMYLDARHFGAEMWQHRFPTILAACRANGIDPVTEPIPIAPAAHYASGGVRTDARGRTTVPGLYACGEVACTGVHGANRLASNSLLEGLVYAERIAADIAENRAANGLHARVPQPVPEPDRPAHPLLAPETRFAIQRIMTEGAGVLRSEASLARAAEQLQQLHGEARDALDENGKTAEPGVDTWEATNLLCVARVLVAAARMREETRGCHWREDRAERDDTHWRRHIVVRLNPDRSLAVHTTDTADFPPTR from the coding sequence GTGACCAGCACAGGCATACGACTGCACGCCCCCGCCCCCGGCTGGGCCATCTCGGCGGACGTGGTCGTCGTCGGCTCCGGAGTGGCCGGCCTGACCGCGGCCCTGCGCTGCGAGGCCGCCGGCCTGAGCACCGTGGTCGTCACCAAGGCCCGCCTGGACGACGGCTCCACGCGCTGGGCGCAGGGCGGCATCGCGGCCGCCCTCGGCGAGGGCGACACGCCCGAGCAGCACCTTCAGGACACCCTGGTGGCCGGCGCGGGCCTGTGCGACGAGGAGGCGGTGCGGATCCTCGTCACCGAGGGCCCCGACGCCGTACGGCGGCTGATCTCCACCGGCGCCCACTTCGACACCGACGACGACGGCGACATCCAGCTCACCCGCGAGGGCGGCCACCACCGGCGCCGGATCGCGCACGCGGGCGGCGACGCGACCGGCGCGGAGGTCTCCCGCGCCCTCGTGGAGGCCGTCCAGGCGCGCGGGGTGCGCACGATCGAGAACGCGCTCGTGCTGGACCTGCTGACCGACGCCGAGGGCCGTACGGCGGGCGTCACGCTGCACGTGATGGGCGAGGGCCAGCATGACGGCGTGGGCGCCGTGCACGCCCCCGCGGTCGTCCTCGCCACCGGCGGCATGGGCCAGGTGTTCTCCGCGACCACCAACCCCTCGGTGTCGACGGGTGACGGCGTGGCCCTGGCGCTGCGCGCGGGCGCCGAGGTCTCCGACCTGGAGTTCGTACAGTTCCACCCGACCGTGCTGTTCCTCGGCGCGGAGGCGGAGGGCCAGCAGCCGCTGGTCTCCGAGGCGGTGCGCGGCGAGGGCGCCCATCTGGTCGACGCCGGCGGCGTGCGCTTCATGGTCGGGCAGCACGAGCTGGCGGAGCTGGCGCCCCGGGACATCGTCGCCAAGGGCATCCTGCGGCGGATGCTGGAGCAGGGCGCCGAGCACATGTACCTCGACGCCCGGCACTTCGGCGCCGAGATGTGGCAGCACCGCTTCCCGACCATCCTGGCCGCCTGCCGCGCCAACGGCATCGACCCGGTCACCGAGCCCATCCCGATCGCCCCGGCCGCCCACTACGCCTCCGGCGGCGTGCGCACCGACGCCCGCGGCCGTACCACCGTGCCGGGCCTGTACGCGTGCGGCGAGGTCGCCTGCACCGGCGTGCACGGCGCCAACCGGCTCGCCTCCAACAGCCTCCTCGAGGGGCTCGTCTACGCCGAGCGGATCGCCGCGGACATCGCGGAGAACCGGGCGGCGAACGGCCTCCACGCGCGCGTGCCCCAGCCGGTCCCGGAGCCCGACAGGCCCGCGCACCCGCTGCTCGCCCCCGAGACGCGGTTCGCCATCCAGCGGATCATGACCGAGGGCGCCGGCGTGCTGCGTTCCGAGGCGTCCCTGGCCAGGGCCGCCGAACAGCTCCAGCAGCTGCACGGCGAGGCCCGGGACGCCCTGGACGAGAACGGCAAGACCGCCGAGCCCGGCGTCGACACCTGGGAGGCCACCAACCTCCTGTGCGTCGCACGGGTCCTGGTCGCCGCCGCGCGGATGCGCGAGGAGACCCGCGGCTGCCACTGGCGCGAGGACCGCGCCGAGCGCGACGACACCCACTGGCGGCGGCACATCGTCGTACGGCTGAACCCCGACCGGTCGCTGGCCGTGCACACCACCGACACCGCAGACTTCCCCCCGACCCGGTAA
- the panC gene encoding pantoate--beta-alanine ligase, whose product MTTALLSTADELHARVRRGRRAVVMTMGALHEGHATLIRTARGIAGPDGEVVVTVFVNPLQFGAGEDLDRYPRTLDADVKIAEQAGADVVFAPSVDEVYPGGAPQVRISAGPMGERLEGASRPGHFDGMLTVVAKLLHLTRPDVALYGQKDAQQLALIRRMVRDLNFGVEIVAVPTVREEDGLALSSRNRYLSPAERTTALALSRALFAGRDRHAAQEALRARAREVPSTQARAEALSALGESRAAADAHAVATASPGGPAAVRAAARQVLDEAARFVPPLELDYLALVDPSDFTEIGDDFTGEAVLAVAARVGTTRLIDNLPLTFGTLGAAS is encoded by the coding sequence ATGACCACCGCCCTGCTGAGCACCGCCGACGAGCTGCACGCGCGCGTGCGCCGGGGCCGCCGCGCCGTCGTGATGACCATGGGCGCCCTGCACGAGGGCCACGCCACCCTGATCCGCACCGCGCGCGGGATCGCCGGACCGGACGGCGAGGTCGTCGTCACCGTCTTCGTCAACCCGCTGCAGTTCGGCGCGGGCGAGGACCTGGACCGCTACCCGCGCACCCTCGACGCCGATGTGAAGATCGCCGAACAGGCCGGAGCGGACGTGGTGTTCGCGCCCTCCGTGGACGAGGTCTACCCCGGCGGCGCCCCCCAGGTCCGCATCAGCGCCGGGCCCATGGGCGAACGCCTGGAGGGCGCCTCGCGGCCCGGCCACTTCGACGGCATGCTCACCGTCGTCGCCAAGCTGCTGCACCTCACCCGCCCCGACGTGGCCCTGTACGGCCAGAAGGACGCCCAGCAGCTGGCCCTGATCCGGCGCATGGTGCGGGACCTGAACTTCGGCGTCGAGATCGTCGCCGTGCCGACCGTGCGCGAGGAGGACGGGCTCGCCCTGTCCAGCCGCAACCGCTACCTCTCGCCGGCCGAGCGCACCACCGCCCTCGCGCTGTCCCGCGCGCTGTTCGCGGGCCGCGACCGGCACGCCGCGCAGGAGGCGCTGCGCGCGCGTGCCCGCGAAGTGCCCTCCACACAGGCGCGTGCCGAGGCGCTGAGCGCCCTCGGGGAGTCCCGCGCCGCCGCCGACGCCCACGCGGTCGCCACGGCGTCCCCCGGCGGCCCGGCCGCCGTCCGCGCCGCCGCCCGCCAGGTGCTGGACGAGGCCGCCCGCTTCGTCCCGCCGCTCGAACTGGACTACCTCGCCCTCGTCGACCCGTCCGACTTCACCGAGATCGGCGACGACTTCACCGGCGAGGCCGTCCTGGCCGTCGCCGCGCGGGTCGGCACGACCCGGCTGATCGACAACCTCCCCCTCACCTTCGGAACCCTCGGAGCCGCCTCGTGA
- a CDS encoding Rossmann-like and DUF2520 domain-containing protein translates to MSTVHQQDLKDRPARLTVGVVGAGRVGPALAASLQLAGHRPVAVSGVSDASRRRAETMLPDVPLVPPAEVLGRADLVLLTVPDDVLPGLVSGLAETGAVRPGQLLVHTSGRYGAKVLDPALRAGALPMALHPAMTFTGTPVDVQRLAGCSFGVTAPEELRLAAQALVIEMGGEPEWISEENRPLYHAALALGANHLVTLVAQSMELLRTAGVEAPDRMLGPLLGAALDNALRSGDAALTGPVARGDAGTVAAHITELRAHAPQTVAGYVAMARATADRALAHGLLKPELAEDLLGVLADGAAGTNGTTGPGTTGTEGNDR, encoded by the coding sequence GTGAGTACAGTCCACCAGCAAGACCTCAAGGACCGCCCCGCGCGGCTCACCGTCGGCGTCGTCGGCGCCGGCCGCGTGGGTCCCGCGCTCGCCGCGTCCCTCCAGCTCGCCGGACACCGCCCGGTGGCCGTCTCCGGCGTCTCCGACGCCTCCCGGCGGCGCGCCGAGACCATGCTCCCGGACGTGCCGCTGGTGCCGCCCGCCGAGGTCCTGGGCCGCGCCGACCTGGTGCTGCTCACCGTCCCCGACGACGTCCTGCCCGGACTGGTCTCCGGACTCGCCGAGACCGGTGCGGTACGGCCCGGACAGCTGCTCGTGCACACCTCCGGCCGCTACGGCGCCAAGGTCCTCGACCCGGCCCTGCGCGCGGGCGCGCTGCCGATGGCCCTGCACCCCGCGATGACCTTCACCGGCACCCCGGTGGACGTCCAGCGCCTGGCCGGCTGCTCCTTCGGCGTCACCGCGCCCGAGGAGCTGCGGCTGGCCGCCCAGGCGCTCGTGATCGAGATGGGCGGCGAGCCGGAGTGGATCAGCGAGGAGAACCGCCCGCTGTACCACGCGGCGCTCGCCCTCGGTGCGAACCACCTGGTGACCCTGGTCGCGCAGTCGATGGAGCTGCTGCGCACCGCGGGCGTCGAGGCCCCCGACCGGATGCTCGGCCCGCTGCTCGGCGCCGCTCTCGACAACGCGCTGCGCTCCGGGGACGCGGCGCTCACCGGCCCCGTCGCGCGCGGGGACGCCGGCACGGTCGCCGCGCACATCACCGAGCTGCGCGCGCACGCCCCGCAGACCGTCGCGGGCTATGTGGCGATGGCCCGCGCGACCGCCGACCGGGCGCTCGCGCACGGCCTGCTGAAGCCCGAACTCGCCGAGGACCTGCTCGGCGTGCTGGCCGACGGGGCCGCCGGCACGAACGGCACCACCGGCCCAGGCACCACCGGCACCGAGGGGAACGACCGATGA